One genomic window of Elaeis guineensis isolate ETL-2024a chromosome 2, EG11, whole genome shotgun sequence includes the following:
- the LOC140855347 gene encoding G-type lectin S-receptor-like serine/threonine-protein kinase At2g19130, which produces MTNMRLPANPQNLTVGSAKNSEQACLNNCLNFSEILGSGGFGSVFKGTLVDSTDVAVKKLEGLRQGEKQFQTEVSPLAAIQHVHLVRLRGFCSEGSKRLLLYENMSGGSLDCHLFQNNSTVLGWKMRYQFILGILRGLAYLQEKCRECNRHCDK; this is translated from the coding sequence ATGACCAATATGAGATTGCCTGCCAATCCACAGAACTTGACTGTTGGGAGTGCTAAAAATAGTGAACAAGCTTGCTTGAACAATTGCTTGAACTTCTCGGAGATTTTGGGCAGTGGTGGCTTTGGCTCTGTTTTTAAAGGGACATTAGTTGACTCAACCGATGTAGCAGTGAAGAAGCTTGAAGGCTTGAGACAAGGAGAGAAGCAATTTCAAACCGAAGTGAGCCCATTGGCTGCTATTCAACATGTCCATCTAGTTCGCCTTCGCGGTTTCTGCTCCGAGGGCAGCAAAAGACTTCTTCTTTATGAGAACATGTCAGGGGGTTCCCTGGACTGTCATCTCTTTCAAAACAATTCCACAGTTCTCGGCTGGAAGATGAGGTATCAATTTATTCTTGGGATTTTGAGAGGATTAGCCTACCTCCAAGAGAAGTGCCGGGAATGCAACAGACACTGCGACAAATAG